A stretch of DNA from Coccidioides posadasii str. Silveira chromosome 1, complete sequence:
TAGAAGTCTCGGGAGATTATCCTGCAAGCTGTGGCGCTTGTTTTCTCTCCGGCCAGAGAGCCATCGCTCGTGGTGGACGGAGACGAGGGACATCACGTGACCATTCCTCTGATCTTCGGAATCCCACCGTCCAGCGATCCGCTGATGTGTTACGGAGGATCTGGAGGGTAAAACTGCTTGTAGGTTGCAGGTCATAGTTGGGAAAGAAGAATGGGCTACTCCCAAAGCTGTCGCTCTTTTGCATTAACGCTCTAAAGTACAATAGTTACATACAAACTGGTAttatatactccgtatatatgTCAGAAAAGCGCAAAATTGACATCCCGCACTTTTCCAAGCCAATCCATGAAGCTTTTCATATATAAATTTCTCTCAAACGTCTCTGGTGTCGCATTTATACATGGGCGTATATTGTATTCCAACTGCAAGACGTGGGATATGAGGTAACAAGGGAGGGTGATCACGCCCTTCCATTTCCACTAGTCCCTACCTTGACAGCATCCAAAATCATATCTTTCGCAAGCTCCAGGCTCTCCTTTGAGCCCTTGATCTCTATGGCTTCGTCTCTCGCCTGATCCTTAGGGACGTTGATTTTGCAGTTGGTACGCTTCCGGATGGCGTTGATCTGGCTGCCATTAGGCCCGATGACGAAGCGGTAAGTCCTGGGATCGGGAAGGATCAAGTATCCGGTGGCCGAGGGTTGGGAAGCCGTCAGGATCGCTTTCTCCAAGAGAGCTCGTGCTTTTGCAACATTTTCTGGCTTCCCAGAAAGCACCCAAGGGATCGTGCCTGCAGGCACGTCATCGTTGCTGGAATCAACAACCTTCCAGGAGAAAGCGTCAGTCGCAGCTGCCGGATCATCAGTGATGAGCGGCAGCGAGCCAACGTCGTCGGCATCCCGAGATTTTGTCGGGCTCGGCCGTGGAGGTATTTGCTCTCCGGCGTGATCAACTGTAACCTGGTGGTCATTTCGCAACCGCCGGAAGAATGAGCCATTTTCTGAGATGGCATGGTGGAGACTTCGAGGCACGTTCACGGTTTCGCCTTGCTGCTCCTTCAGCATGGCTAATATATGGGTCTTCGCATTTTCTACAAAGCTGGAAGGACCTCTAATTTTGACGTCAGTGCGATTGGATCCCTGTTTGGGTACATCCAGTACGACGTTGAACTGGGTTTCCAATTGACGTCTGGTATCTCCACCACGCCCGATGAGATGCCGATGTTGGGATTGGGGAACGTCAATGGAACTGACgacttcatcttctttttgacGAACAAACTCTTGAATGGCGGCAATGATCTTGTCCACAATGACTTCCTTGCCTTCTAAGCGTATGCTCGAATCATCGCTCTCAGGGCGTGGAAATCTAACTATTCGAGCCGCAGTTCCGTCGTCTGGCCCACCACATTCAACGACAATCTTACGGATGTTCGCACCTACGTCATATTAGCGACCCAATTAAATGATCTCTCTGTATACAGTGAGTAAGCTTACCGCCGCCACCGATAAGTGATTTATGATGCTTCTTGTCAACATCAATCGCTTTTGTCACCGTTTCGTCAAACTCCTTGGCTCGTTGCAAGAGAAGCTTACGGGCATCCTCCACCTGCTTCTTGGTGCCTTTGAGTTTAATTTCGACTCGTCCAGAAGCATCTGCAACGTCATTCACTGAAGGAACATCGATTTGTGCACCAGTCTCCGTGCGAAGTTTGTCCATTTCACGACCACGCTGCCCGATTAATGAAGGAATCTGACTCTGGGAAACTGATACTGAGCCAGTGTAAGAGTGGTCGGCAACCCACTGGTACAGGCTAAGAATCTCTTCTCTGGCACCGTCTGCGCCTTTACGAGGTCCTCGGATAACGACCTCATCAGGTGCCTGGTTGGAACGAGTGTTGCGCACGCTGCCGGCCTCGCTTGCGGCATCATTGACAGATTCGTCCAAAGAAGCTGCCCTGGGAAACTGCACACGGACATTGTACCGTTCTTGTAGGCGATTGACTTGGCTTCCCTTCTGTCCGATCAAGTCGCGGTGATACTGAGGCGCAATCTTGAGCACATATGTGGTCTCATCTTCCATTTTTTTTGCAAGAGCAATAATTCGAGCTTTCGCCGCATTTGCCTTGGTTGGCGGTCCTTTGACCTCAACTTTGCCATTTTCAACCTTGATATCAACGTCAAATTCATCCCGGAGCTTGTTAATattctctccttttctcccGATAAGGACATTGGCAAATTTCTGTGGGAACTCAAATGATATCTTGTTATCTCGTTCCTTTTCATCTTGCTCCTGCTCTTGAACAAATGCAATAATCTTGGGTACTAGGTCTtgaacatctcttgatcgCCCGCGAAGTGAAGCCTGCTGGTCAGCCACTAACATGCGCACTGGAATATGATCCTCTCCTTTAGCGCTTTCTTCACGTGCAACAAACTTTCGTAACTTGTCATGATACCTGTTTTGGGTTAGGAAGGTgtggcaccaacaattagATAGAAAACTCACTTTGAAGGAACTGGAACTGATTTAGATACGATATTACTCTGGTCTCCTAGAGACGAGAGAAGATACGTCTGAGCCTCATTTAGAGCTCGCTGAAAAGCTGcgatttcttctgttgatggGCGTTGCCTTGGCACCTCAGTTTGATCGGGTCCCTCGCAAACCAGCAAAATGTCTGAAGTTTCCGAGTTATTTGGGACAACCAAATAAACCCCGTACTTCTCCTTCAGCACTGGTGCACTTCGAGAACGAAGGAAGTCATGATAGTAAGGGTCCACGGATAAAGTGGCAAGCTTTGAGGGAGGGTGAGCCTGCACTAGATTCAAGATATCAGACCGCGCCAGAATGGTGTTTCTTCCGTCTCTGGAATAAACTTCCCAGACAACGGGTCCACTCGACGTCAACAGCGGCAGGACAATGTGAGCATTGTGCATCCTTTCAAGATCCCTGACTATTTGGCGCTGTTGCAGATACATTGTGAGTGCCTGGGCATAAGCATGTGGCCCAGATGGGGCATTAAGATGTTGACGTGAGATATCGATGCTAGCCATTTGCATGCTCGTGGCAAGATCCATGACTCGGTTGATTCCGGTTTCGATCTTATCAGGAGGACCGATGACTGTCAGAAACTCCGTCGCATCAGAAGGTGGGGGCAGGATGACCGAGCAGCCTGTTTCGGCCAAAAAGTCGTGCAAAGAGTGTCCTTTGTCTCCAATGATGAACTGATGTTGTCCGCGGTTGATAGCTAGGTGGCGCAAGCCAATTTGGCGCTCAAGTTCCAGTGCACGCCTCTCAATCTCAGCGCGAGCCTCCTGCGCACCCATGCGATCGCCGAAGACGTGGATATGCCGATCTGGATCAGCGGTGAATTGAATCTGGCCAACTGGAGCTTCCTGGGGCGGTGGTCTCTTTGACCAGGTATCATAGCGAGGAACTCGAACCTGGGTCTTTGTACGCTCCTCGAGATCATTCAGATGGGAATTGTGTGCTCCCGCAATGAATGGGAACAGCTCAGGTGGGATGTTTTTCAGTTTAAGGTTTATGCTTGATGTTCTTTCCTTCACGATAGCTTCAATTTCACGTCTTGCCATCTCAGCTGCGACAGCATCACCTTCGATCAAGACATCAATAGTATTACTGTCGTCATCCTCATCTTGCAGAGTTGAATCATCCGGTTTGGGTACCTGGATTCGTGCGCCAGTTCGGTCGTGGATTCCCTGTACTACAGTTCCCTGGCGGCCAATGATATGTGGGCGTGTGGACGCTGGAACCGGGATGCGAACGGATTGCTATACGACACTGTGAGTGAATCTCTACTAGCAATGAGTTTCTACAGACGGGATTAACCTTTGAGCCGACCTGCTGAGCGACCTCTTTCAAGGCTTGCCGAACAGCATCCACTGTGCCCGTGCCTTCAAAGATATAGGAGCCACCTGGCCCCTCACGAACGTCCAACCTGGCCTTAGACTTTCTGCTGATATCTCTGACGATATCAGCGAGGGGCTTGCTTAGCTTGCTTCGCGGCAGCATTTGAGAAGGTGCAAAGCGTATCTGCTCAACATGCTTGCCGGGCATTGCTAATCTTGGGCCTCCAAGTGGAGCTGCAACGCCGGAAGTTGGAGTTGATGTACGGGACGGAACGCTACTCCGTGATCCCCCATTAGCCAAACCGGCGGATGGAGCAGCTGCTTTGCGACCATCCCATGCCATTGGCATTGCTGCAGGCACTCGCGATTTGGACCCACTCCCTAAGGCCGGAAAAAGCTCTTCGCATTTCACGTCGAAGGGCACTATCTTGGACTTCGGCACCGAGTTTGCAGCTTCATCTTTGGCTGCCGTGTCTTTCCAGCTGGCTGGCGCTGGTTCAGCAGTCGCTGAAGACGGGGGTGGGTGAAGCACATCCTCTTCGTCCCGTACTTCTTCGATTGTGGGTTGATGGGCTTCATCACGTGCGTGTTTTTCCTGGAGCAGCTCAGCGGGCGATTTGGAGGCTGCGGCGGCAGTACCGCCGTTCACAATTAATCCAGGCTGCTCAGAGGCCATTCTCAATATGGTCCTACGTCCAACTTAAGGGATATAAGGCGGAGAGGCTAATTGGAAGAGGTAATGGAGTTAGGTGCCGCAACGGATGCGAAGGGGGACGGGAGGCGAAGTCAAGAACTGCCGACAAGGCACAATTGGACAGCAGCAAAATAGGAGGTAAGAGGCGAATTGGGTTATAAAGCCTCAGATATAGTTAATGTAAGCTATACGATCGAATCGTTAGTATCCTATTTAGCAGTGTAAAATGCAGTCAGTGTCTATTGATTGTCGAAGGAATCGGATGAAGAATCGAAGGGGTTCTGGCCACTTAGTCCATTACAAcgaaaagaagaaggaaaataaaaaggagTAAATTGCAAAcaaataagaagaagaatagaaAAATACGGAATCGAAATGAGGACTGATGCAATTGGAGCGTCAGAATGTCGTGGGAAtgtaccttttttttccttcagCGGAGGGAGAAGAGCTGGAGAGAGTGCAGAGAGGCAACGTTGCAGTTCGCTCATTAGTCAGTTAGCGCCCCGTCCCAAGATTCAGCCATCCCGAACGGCCTTGCAGCTATTGCGGCTCCATCATGCAAGCCCAGCAGGTGAATTCATCAATATTCAGTCATTTGAGAGTATTCACAATTGGTGATATATTATCCTTCTGTTCCTACGGGCAGCTCAGCTGACCCCAATGGAAGCGAATGCTCGCACTTCGGCTTCATCCCTGTAGAAATCATCCACGGAGTTCTAAGTACTTCACAGTAAGTAAACATATTGGATTGCGGCTGATTACTTCGGGCCAATGTGTATAAAGATAACTACAACTATCAAATACGCTTTCGAACTGAGGACGAAAATCGACTCAGCAAGTGAAGAAATATCGTCCATACTCTGTAACCTGATAAGTGCCGAGCAGGTATGTACTGATTATGTAAcatgtatgtacggagtgcGGAGTATATATAGAAGCAAAGATGTTTCATTTGTGCCATTATTGATTGTTCTGTGCGAAAGTACTCCGTCCTCTGCAGTTAACTTAGATCTGACTTTGGATGAAAGAAACTTGCCACTCGGGCACTTGCATTTCCATGCAGAAGACGATCATGCAATTTTAAGTCCGCCCCCAAGGGCAAGTGCAGCATGTAAAATGTTCTGGTCCGGATGTTTTGTTTCATCTCCCCCGAGAATGGAGGGCCAGAAATGCGTGATCTCAGATAAAACCCCGGCACcaaggaagggaaaaaaatgTTGTGCCACTTGTGTGGATTTGTATGCGAGGACGGGAGTTAAGGCAGACGGGTTGGACCGATCATGTAGAATACCTACCCCGGTAATCACCTGCAACAGAAAAAAGGTATCCATTCAAGAGCTACAGGTATCTAGGCTGTTGTTCGAGGTCCTGGAACATTTCCACTGGTAGAAACGCAGCTGCTTCTCAGAGCATCTATCTAGGACTTTTTCTCCCCAGAGTGGTATATCACATCACGAGTATCCGTCTAAAAGCGAAGTCCTGTCACACTCAGAGTAATGGAATTGTGCAACTGGATCGATGTTCCGCAGCCTAGGAGATTTTGCAGCAAGGCCTCCCTGTCCAATGGACATATGTATGGAAAGACATACATCCATACATAAGACGCGAGCTGGATAAAAGCCAGGGGTATCCTATCAGCTCCCAACATGTTGGCAGAATGGTTACTCTCGGGGTCTCTAACTATTCTTGAGAACGAGCAAAGGTTATATGACGAGATGCAATGCAaattccttttccttttttttattttttttggtgtgTGGGTGTCTTCTTTTGTCCTGGAGGAGTGATATTAATGATACCCCGGTCAGTAAAATGTCACTTTGCTCTGTAATATTCACAGGATTTGGTTTTGTCGAAGTAATGTTCGAGAATAATACCAAGTGCTTACAGAGCTTCAatactactccgtacatgtgGCAGAAGACAAGCTTggatggaaaaaaaaagggtcgTATTCATGAAGCTCCACTGAGATCCACAGAGAAGTCCAGTCTCATTCCAGGCCGTTCGAATAACCCACAGTGTTGTATGAAACCGAAAATGGGAGAGAGAGTAGTGAAGGAAAGAGAGAGCGATCAGAAATCGATAGGTGTTTCTTCCGCTTCTGCTTGTGATGTGCAAGGCCTCTCTCTCCATGTCTTGGAAACGGAATGCGAGTTTGCCAGGAGAGCCGGCACTCACTGGCAGAAGCTCTTCCGCCAAGACCAAGCTCCGGGTGCGCGGTTTGAGACacaagtacggagtaaagcCAGCACCATAAAGTTCCCTGGTGGGATGTGTGTGTATGACCGCTGTACGTCGCCTGTATTGCACTGTGTATCGCGCTCTGTATGGGTGTAAGTAATTAATTGGTAACCGGTGTGTATGGCGCGTGGAGCAGGCGTGGGGGTATTACAGCGGGCTGGACGGGCCAGATCTGCAGTACACGCGCCAAACCTTGGTACGGGATGGGCCTGTAAGGAAATACTAAAACACACGCCCTCCGGGCTCGCCCACCTGTTCTCAGTACCCTGTTTCTGCACCAATTGGCGCCTGGTGTTTCCCAGCCGGGCCTGTAATTTTCATCCAATGAGTATCCTGTTACCAGGCGTGAAACAATGTTGTATTTGGGGCCTTTCCCTTTGACCTCTATCCCCCGCATCTCCTAATAATTACCATCCACGTGTTACTGGTTCACCTCCCAAGCAGTCCCATGTTTCCAACCTCGCAAGTGAACCACAAATGCTGTCCATCTCTCAGaatttaattgctttgtTTCCTCTTTTAACT
This window harbors:
- a CDS encoding uncharacterized protein (BUSCO:58127at4751~EggNog:ENOG410PJVF~COG:A~BUSCO:473at33183), whose amino-acid sequence is MASEQPGLIVNGGTAAAASKSPAELLQEKHARDEAHQPTIEEVRDEEDVLHPPPSSATAEPAPASWKDTAAKDEAANSVPKSKIVPFDVKCEELFPALGSGSKSRVPAAMPMAWDGRKAAAPSAGLANGGSRSSVPSRTSTPTSGVAAPLGGPRLAMPGKHVEQIRFAPSQMLPRSKLSKPLADIVRDISRKSKARLDVREGPGGSYIFEGTGTVDAVRQALKEVAQQVGSKQSVRIPVPASTRPHIIGRQGTVVQGIHDRTGARIQVPKPDDSTLQDEDDDSNTIDVLIEGDAVAAEMARREIEAIVKERTSSINLKLKNIPPELFPFIAGAHNSHLNDLEERTKTQVRVPRYDTWSKRPPPQEAPVGQIQFTADPDRHIHVFGDRMGAQEARAEIERRALELERQIGLRHLAINRGQHQFIIGDKGHSLHDFLAETGCSVILPPPSDATEFLTVIGPPDKIETGINRVMDLATSMQMASIDISRQHLNAPSGPHAYAQALTMYLQQRQIVRDLERMHNAHIVLPLLTSSGPVVWEVYSRDGRNTILARSDILNLVQAHPPSKLATLSVDPYYHDFLRSRSAPVLKEKYGVYLVVPNNSETSDILLVCEGPDQTEVPRQRPSTEEIAAFQRALNEAQTYLLSSLGDQSNIVSKSVPVPSKYHDKLRKFVAREESAKGEDHIPVRMLVADQQASLRGRSRDVQDLVPKIIAFVQEQEQDEKERDNKISFEFPQKFANVLIGRKGENINKLRDEFDVDIKVENGKVEVKGPPTKANAAKARIIALAKKMEDETTYVLKIAPQYHRDLIGQKGSQVNRLQERYNVRVQFPRAASLDESVNDAASEAGSVRNTRSNQAPDEVVIRGPRKGADGAREEILSLYQWVADHSYTGSVSVSQSQIPSLIGQRGREMDKLRTETGAQIDVPSVNDVADASGRVEIKLKGTKKQVEDARKLLLQRAKEFDETVTKAIDVDKKHHKSLIGGGGANIRKIVVECGGPDDGTAARIVRFPRPESDDSSIRLEGKEVIVDKIIAAIQEFVRQKEDEVVSSIDVPQSQHRHLIGRGGDTRRQLETQFNVVLDVPKQGSNRTDVKIRGPSSFVENAKTHILAMLKEQQGETVNVPRSLHHAISENGSFFRRLRNDHQVTVDHAGEQIPPRPSPTKSRDADDVGSLPLITDDPAAATDAFSWKVVDSSNDDVPAGTIPWVLSGKPENVAKARALLEKAILTASQPSATGYLILPDPRTYRFVIGPNGSQINAIRKRTNCKINVPKDQARDEAIEIKGSKESLELAKDMILDAVKVGTSGNGRA